In Triplophysa dalaica isolate WHDGS20190420 unplaced genomic scaffold, ASM1584641v1 Contig6, whole genome shotgun sequence, the genomic window TATTAAACATATTACATAGGTTTGTGTCATTCATCTTTAGCTGATGAAATGGTAGGCTACAACATGTTGGTTGTATGTCATGAATATTATACAAAAGTTGTCTGAAGGAAGAACTTGATAATATAGAATGTATGGATCCTTTCAAATATTACTTAAATTTGTATGCTGTATATTCGATGACAAGTGTGGTATTGACATTTGTTAGGAACCGTAGATTATAGCTAGATGGTCTTAACGCTGCAACACACTAGGTGGCGGTATTTACTGTTAAATTGGTTCACATCTCGTCATAAAATAACAGGAAGAAGACTTCGGGCACTCGCATAATACTAAGCACGTGTATAATGGCGTCCCATTCTGCAACAAAGAAAGCAAAAGTTGATTGTGGTGTAGATGACACCATATGCGGTTATTTACACGGCGTTAGTCCCGTAAAACTTGCTCAGAAGAGTAGAAACAAATACTTTCATGCTACCATTCAAGGTAGTCGGGAAAAGTTCCGCCGCGTGGTAGTGTTTGCACCAGACAAACACGAAGTGTTTATTCGTGCTGAAAAGAACAAGAGCCCTGTTAAGTTAACGAACATCAAAAAATGTGTCAGTAAGTATAACTTTATATCCAGTTGTTTTCTTCAGATATTGACGTAATTGTTTTAGTATGATGAGAGCGTAACAAATGTGTTGAAACGCTTTTTAGAGTATTACGATGTCCACATTTATCACGGCTGAGCTTGTTTTACCCTTTCACacgtaatttaattttttttaaataaaaccgcAACGtgagttatttttttaacaaggcAAAATTTAAACGTATCACTTTAACGTTTCCATGGTGACGCGGGATTGCATCATGTGACCGACAGACCTCAGATCAGTTGACtgatatattgttattttattcaaagtatTCACAAACTTGTAACTATGATATGAAATATGATATTCCGATTTACAGATATGTGTATAtagatgtgttttgttgtttaaacagttttataatgATCGTGTTAGTTGAGCTAACAGTTAGCCTATAAGCGGGCGCTACCATGTTTGATTGTGTCTCAGTTCAGAGAATAGAATCTGTCGGATTAGCTGTTTAACCTGAGCGATGAAATCATTGATCCGCGCACATACATAGAGCGCTATGGAAAATTTAGGAAGAATAAATGAGTATTTATCAATATTGTGGGACATGCGTATTGGAGACGTTTCATATTTCTCCGTATAGATACATATcgaaataaagatatttttgacaacactaGTTTTactaatgattttatttatttactattttagctaataaaaaaaaatcccattttatatgaatattttatgttttgctcACATTGCATCTCAATTCTCTCTCGTGTTTAGTTGTCCTGCCATCACGTGACTGGATTATCTTAGTGTAAAATATAGAAGCATCGTGTGGATTCTTAAAATAGAATatagtattttgtatgttttttttcgaATAATCTGTTATTAATTCTTTTTCCCGGTAATAATTTATGGCATACATTGTATGTTTGCAAATTCAGTTTATTACAGTATTAAATAGATATATGTAAGTTTTAACATGCACTTAATTAATAACAGGCACATTTAGAGCAGAAAGCATAATATATTTAAGTTGtctcttaaaaatattttgagatttaGCATATTaatgatgtatttatattaggggtgggcgatctagaaaaaaaattcaaatcacgattttttccagatagatcacgattcacgattttatcgcggttcttcaagttggttttaagactattttgcaaattaaaggggcttcaatacagctaaactaagtccccatataaaaatatactctttaccatttatattacgaagaatattttaatcaagttaatatttaatgcaagtgcaagaccataaatcagctgttagcaaaaaactttacattttgaattttgtttttcatcttgttgcggcactcggagtaaagctgtggaatggacgtggaggataaatatttttggctgggtatttcgtaacgtggatctacgactttgagcagttttttaaagccctcattttccacagtctttatgggaatcatgtctttggccaggtaaaatgcgactgcgtcagtgacatctttccagcacttgttcattctgtcatacggatacgtgtttttttttctcaaatggttctttcgttatagtcgttgtttaagccttttagtttccgtatgcttggttgtacctgatttactcgcgtgggatccctttataatttgactgtcggcatactctttcagtcccttttattttgaggtggttaaacaggtttgttgtgttgccttacgacgctcgaatcttatcattgccacatttgcaaataactgttgtttgggccgtgtcagttggggtaaacccaaaccatttcaatattactgatggataactttttttagggaccaagtcctccgttttccctccatcttcactgaccgcgtcacttaatcttactgaattcacaagcaacgtatacgagcttgttaacatggcgcaatctatcgcaagtatgttgacgaattctatagaacagcactatatatgacgatttaacgattttcccgaaaaagtggatcgtgcagtcattttaatcgttcgcgatctaatatcgtcatatcgcacacccctaatttatatgataaatgatgacattttatctaaaGGAAATTAAATGTCAGTGAATACTTATAAAAGTATGAAGTATTGATATGTGTAATATTGCCTCTGTAAGTACTTGGCATCGGATCAATTccaaaatgtacagtattgcCCATGACTAATGTGCAGCTACAGAGGTGTAACAAATAATTTCCTGTAGGTTCAGCTTTACACAACtttactttaactgtaatgcatTAATGTTCTTGTGcagtttacttatttattttgtaaaatacattCAAGTCATGAGGTTTGCTTTATTAAATGAATTGTATTGTCAAAGAACTAGTGGTTATGTTGCTGGTGTTTATgcttatgtaaaaataatacaattaatacataTTTGCACGTGTCTGTTTCATAGGTCGTGATGGAGACGACTTTGATGTTCAGTGTGGCAGAAGCACTGATGTCATTATTACTGATGTTGACTTCACTGTAAAAGATCCACCTGAAcgtttaaagaaaagtgttGCAGAGATCAATTTAATGGCGCCAAAACAGCAGGTGAGCATATTGGCTGTGTACAAATTTGCTACGAAGTATTtaaattatgtgttttatattattctaaaataatatatattttagtgtgtAGCAAAACAATGGCTGTATTTCAATTTCATGGAAGCAAAATGGACTCATGTCTCATTTGGTAATTTCAAAGTGTTGTATATGATGTCTCAAGgacatttaaaggaaaaatttGGTCTCGCAACTTCTACCATATTTTACTAACCTTTGAGACATTTCGTTAAAGATTGAATAAAAAAGGCTGTAGTCATGTAAAGGTGTAAAGTTGAGGTAAATTCGATGACTGCTTGCGGAaatatgtaacaaaaaaatctattcatgCCTTTTGAGACTCGATATTGAATcgatttcattataaaaaaactattattttttgGATTGTTTTGCCCAGCTCTAATTTATAACAGTATgaataagatatttttgttaaacaaagaCATTGAGTCACTTTAGAGGACCTTGTTAATGTCAAGGAGCTATTTTGAGCTGTTATTTGAACCTGGTGTGTTGGTGGTATTGTTTAAAGAGACTTGCACACCACTACCAGAATGACAGTCTGTTTAAATTTTagtacctaaaaataaaaagttaatctcattttcataaaaaacatgttatttctataagtatttgcagtgttttaaagtgttttaatgaTTCATGTTTGAAAGATGTATGTGGGACTGtataatattcttattttacaaaattaaagattttgttgTAATGATTTATACAAATAGAGGTTTTTAAAAGAGTTAgtgtttgaaaaaacatttatgtagaATAATTCGCATAAAgaatcattataaatgtttaattagtttttaaagcattaatattgttagacaatgtttaaatgtacttattttaactcatttctttaatgttgttagtaattttatgtattttctgttttgcttttagGTTGGCTGTTTTGAAGGTTTGGTTGTTCATGTGAGTGAAACTACAGAAATGATAGAGTTTCAAGGCAGGCAATGTGAAATGCAATCTTGCCATGTGCAAGATTACACTGGAAATATAAAGGTCCAGTTATGGGAAGACCAAGTGGGATGTTTGATCAATGGAAACACGTACAAAATATCCAATTTAAGCACCAGATCATTTGGTGGAAATTTGTATTTGACAACCACATTAGATACTCAATTCAACCAAATTGCAGCTTTGCCTGGTGTCACTTGTAACAACACAGCATTCAGTGTTGCTGATACAGAGGTGTTATCAGTGATTGGAAGTATTAGTGCTGTGGTCATGAATGTGGCACACAAGTGTGGAAAATGCCAAATGTGGCAAACTAATTTTGATGATAAAGTCAAGTTTCATCGTTGCCAAAGATGTGGCATGTTACAGAAGTCGTTGAATTACCAGCCAACAGCCAATGGCAAGATGACCATTGATGGAGGGGGCACTGAGTACGATGTATCCATTTCAAATTCCTATTTGAAAAGATACTTGGAAAAATGTGGCCTTTTGTCGTTGCTGCTGGATCATCAAGATTTGGAAGAACATTTCTTGGACATTGGACAGTTAAAATTTTTAATTCAGGGCAATGCAATTACTTCAGTGGAAAATGTTTGTTCTGCGTCAGTGGTTGGACAGCCTGAAGTAGGAGCTGGAGATCTGGAAGAACTGGAAGAAGATCTTGAAGCTGTGAGATTTACATCAActataaatattgtttgatttttaaattagttttgtaaCCATCAATTTTTTTCCCATTAAGTTTTTTGAACCAGCGGCCGGACGTTGCCCCGAACCAGCGGCCGGACGTTGCCCCGAACCAGCGGCCGGACGTTGCCCCGAACCAGCGGCCGGACGTTGCCCCGAACCAGCGGCCGGACGTTGCCCCGAACCAGCGGCCGGACGTTGCCCCGAAACTGTGAGACATGACTCAACTGCAAACTAATGTGAGACTTCAAAGTTAATTTTGTGGTAAGGTTTGATATTTTTGTGCTTATGAAGGTTACTGAACCAGCAGGAGCCAGACGCCCCAAAGCTGCGCCAAGACGTCCCAAAGCTTCGAAACTTGAATGAACAGTAAATTAATGtaagattttaaaattatttttgtttccattaagtatttattttaatagggATGTTCTTTTGTTAGTGTCAATGCAAAACAACATTGGATAAATTTCAAATGGTGTGTATGAATTTACATCActatacagaacacaaaaaatattagaatataaatatttggtaATCAATAGGAAAAGCCatattaatacagtaaatacaatTGTATTCCATTGCATGATAATGGATTGCACACATGACAAATAcacttaaatactttttttacttaaaaaaaaaagatgtgagTATTAATTCTTGAGTAGTTTTGCACATCCATATgcattatttgaaataaaatatttgttttgtctttcaggTTGTTCTTGTTGTTGCAAAACTTTGGGCTTCACTTTATGCAGATTTCAGATCACTgtatcttttttgtattttgtagtttcgtttaattttgaattaaacTTGTAACCACTTGTTCTTTTAGTTTGTTAAATACATGCAGATTATTCACtctgtaattttataatatgtaaAAAGTTGTTTAAACTATGTTCAGCACTTTATTATAATATCCTTAttcttaagtttttttaataaagaatgtcatttaatttttttagaggcatttattttttgttttacagtcaaaatgttaaacatgttagGTGTGTGGTTGTATAGCTATATTGAAAGTTTTATATGCACTTTTTGAAGTTTttgaagttgtttttattaaaagatgtTGTTTATGTGCAACTGAGTCCTGTAATTGATTGACGGGTACCTCCTAGAGTTCAGGATGACTTTTGGGGATTGTTATATTATCATTTCTAAGATTGTTCATTTACAAAAAGTTAACATGCTAATTAAAGTCAATGACTGTTTACTTAACCATTTTTgataaatgttcaaatatgCTTCATTGATGTTCTTAAACTTATAGACTtgtaatttttatgtttcaataaTGTGTTATCATGGTTATTTAGTGCATTCATTACTTATGGctgagaatgtttttattatggttCCATCATTAATTATGGTCGTTACAACATCTGTGGCTTTCAAAaccatgtattttttgtattgatcatgaacttaaacttaaaattaaattttattcCTAAAGTTAAGGCGGTTTTCAGATAACATTCACTTTTGGTTTACATTAATATTGTAATTCTTTCATGTTACAGTTAATGGTGTTTGTAATGGTCAAACTAGCAGGTTAATTTTTACACAGCATTAATAACGTCTTTATATACtctataaaaaagttttactttaatatATACTTTAGcagcattttaatgttttagccaCTAGGGGGCACATATTTTGTTACAATAGACTTCTCTCCGTTTTTGACCGGAAGAAAGGAAATCCATTTCGACTCTTTCTACACAGGTAacgcacgtgtgtgtgtgtctctttgtaTTGTAATATTGTTGGCTAGTATATTAATTTCAAAACCAAATAAACTGCTAATGTGCGATTACACATTATGTTGTAATACTGATAGTACATGTTTTGTTAGATATTGAGAAGGAATCGTAATTATTGAGTGCGTCACGCATGTAACCGTAAATTTGCGTTCACGTTCGATGTTGTTATTATACGGATGTTTAGACGCGAACAATGTCAAAATAATTTAAGCTTTATAAACATTGGCTTATATATAATGTATTCGAATGTATACGTTTACACAGATGATAGTTTATTTGTTGATAGTGAGGGGCCGTCTGCAAACAACATGAAActgaacaaaacaatgttttatcattagatttttttaattgttaataaaaaacaagcatAAATTGTGCAATTGAGTACAGATACACCAgcttaatgtttaataaacagaataatCATATCATAATGTATGTCCTACTGCACCGTGTTGGAATGTCATTTGTTAACTGTGCGGGGATCATGTTTCTGCGTCGGTCTTGCGGCGTAGCCTACGCAGAGACGCGTACCCTTGTGTAACATCGCGTCAAACCCTACGCAGAGCGCAAGCTCTATGATTGGTCGGCTTGTACCCCGCCCTTCAGATCAAAACCCCCGCGATTGCGTCGGCTTTATTTATACGCATTAATGTGTGAATTatctaaataaacaacatattctGCTGTAGTTAGCATATCAAGCTGCAAAAGTGAATTTTTACTGCCGCTATAACcgctaatgcttctcaaacagCGTACACAACGAGCCGCTTCTTCTTTGGCTCTTGTTTTGGTTACACAAACAACACGCTTGTTGACACTGACGCCTAGTGGCTATTGCTTGTCGACGCGGACAACGACGCACAAGTATAAAGGAAAACCGGCGCGTTGCCTGTGGCGTAGCCCCGACGCACAAACATGATCCGTGAGCACGTTAAATGGGATGATCT contains:
- the LOC130416998 gene encoding uncharacterized protein LOC130416998: MASHSATKKAKVDCGVDDTICGYLHGVSPVKLAQKSRNKYFHATIQGSREKFRRVVVFAPDKHEVFIRAEKNKSPVKLTNIKKCVSRDGDDFDVQCGRSTDVIITDVDFTVKDPPERLKKSVAEINLMAPKQQVGCFEGLVVHVSETTEMIEFQGRQCEMQSCHVQDYTGNIKVQLWEDQVGCLINGNTYKISNLSTRSFGGNLYLTTTLDTQFNQIAALPGVTCNNTAFSVADTEVLSVIGSISAVVMNVAHKCGKCQMWQTNFDDKVKFHRCQRCGMLQKSLNYQPTANGKMTIDGGGTEYDVSISNSYLKRYLEKCGLLSLLLDHQDLEEHFLDIGQLKFLIQGNAITSVENVCSASVVGQPEVGAGDLEELEEDLEAFFEPAAGRCPEPAAGRCPEPAAGRCPEPAAGRCPEPAAGRCPEPAAGRCPETVTEPAGARRPKAAPRRPKASKLE